From Campylobacter showae:
CGGTTTTAAATATTTTTAGCAAGACGTGCAAATTTGATCCTTTTGCTTCGTTAAATTTGCGAAATCTTAGCCAAATGGTGGTTAAATTTGAGTGAAATTTGGATGAGAAATTTGGAAAATGCAGGAGTAAATTTGAGCAGGTTACCTCAATCTTTTTAGTCGAGTTTTTGAAATTTTATATATTTTCGAGCTCGCGTTTTGGCTGAAATTTTGATCCACGACCTCGTCAGCCGCCGCCCTCGCCCACTCTTCGTCGAAGTTTTGTCCGTTTAAATTTGCACTGCTAGAGTAGAGCCAGTCAAATTGCCTCAAAAACTCCTCGTGAGCGCACCCTTTGACTACGCGTACAGCCTTGGCGTTCGGATATAAAAACGTCGTTTTTCTCGCACGGCGCACTAAATTTTTAAATTTAGCAGGCACGCGAGCGAGATTTTTTAGCTCGCTAAGCTTTGCCGTCGTTATGAGGCAGGGTTTGTCCGCCGCTCGGCGTTTGAGCGCGTTTATCTCGCAAAAATCCTTACTCAAAAATCCCGCCGTCGTATCGGTCTGCGCCAAATAAATCATATTTTTCTCCGAATTTAATCTCTTAAACATCGCTCGCGCCCGGCTTACCACAAATTTTACTACGATTTTTGCCCGAAACGAGCGCATAAAAACGTCGCAAATCAGCACCTAATTTTATCTAAAACTTAGGCCAAGCCTAGTTTCAATCACACCCGAGCCGCCTCGCTTGCAAAAATTGCTTCTTCGAGCTTTTTCTTCTTTACAAAAAGGATGCGCTTATGATTTGATTAAATTTAACGCGATTACGCCTTGCCGCGTTAAATTTTACGCCTTTTTCCTATCTTTAGCCAGCAAAAATATGCACGAGATTATAAGCGTAAAGCCCGCAAAATCAAGAAACACGAACTCCGTCCCCAGCCAAAAATAGGCAAACGCCGCCGCGCTCACCGGCTCTATGCACG
This genomic window contains:
- a CDS encoding Sua5 YciO YrdC YwlC family protein, which gives rise to MIYLAQTDTTAGFLSKDFCEINALKRRAADKPCLITTAKLSELKNLARVPAKFKNLVRRARKTTFLYPNAKAVRVVKGCAHEEFLRQFDWLYSSSANLNGQNFDEEWARAAADEVVDQNFSQNASSKIYKISKTRLKRLR